One segment of Erigeron canadensis isolate Cc75 chromosome 2, C_canadensis_v1, whole genome shotgun sequence DNA contains the following:
- the LOC122587283 gene encoding putative UPF0481 protein At3g02645: MATKSFSNSSSYSFSNMNIDENQWVESLRKSIVEHVEEEDEKVAVCIFTVPQVLLATDPESYIPQQIALGPFHHWRPEVYDMQRYKLAAARRTQKLMNVSFERIVEVMKTKDEARIRGCYHKFLDMSGDALVWMMAVDMAFLLEFLQVYSMKEEGRVLNKVSSSMSHLVDGSGKKLSHMAILRDLVMVENQIPLFLVKTMLEHQYKKGTADDQQKSAEETLKKMLMGLYHELTPFQEKELPNVDVNDCDHLLDFLYHLTVPNNKELGIAEAEIDIVEEEEEGIAEVKDDDEKEGGFAKQSDLRRFMDYIWNLISKSNAGLVNFFKKLLFGKPMALLMKLPWKIISNLPILKLMKEPMERMLERFKGEEEEKSQEDGGEPKAPTIEEITIPSVTDMANAGILFSPVNGGISDISFDHITSTLYLPVVDLDVNTEVLLRNLVAYEACVAAGPLVVARYTELMNGIIDTEEDAKFLRERGIVLNHLKSDKEVADLWNGMSKSVKLTKVPNMDKVIEDVNKRYAQTWRVKFANFMNTYVFGSWKFLTILAALFMLFLTGLQSFCSVYSCARVFHQLPDIQGGADQGN; the protein is encoded by the coding sequence ATGGCTACCAAATCATTCTCCAATTCCAGTTCATATTCTTTTTCCAACATGAACATCGACGAGAACCAATGGGTTGAAAGCTTGCGTAAATCGATTGTCGAACatgtagaagaagaagatgaaaaagtcGCAGTTTGTATCTTCACAGTCCCGCAAGTACTTCTAGCCACCGATCCCGAATCCTACATCCCACAACAAATCGCGTTAGGCCCGTTCCACCATTGGCGCCCGGAGGTCTACGACATGCAAAGGTACAAGCTGGCTGCCGCCAGAAGAACACAGAAACTTATGAACGTCAGCTTTGAACGCATCGTGGAGGTTATGAAGACAAAAGACGAGGCTCGAATCCGTGGATGTTATCATAAGTTTCTTGACATGTCGGGGGATGCTCTAGTCTGGATGATGGCGGTTGACATGGCGTTTTTACTCGAATTCCTTCAAGTGTACTCCATGAAAGAAGAAGGCCGGGTGTTGAACAAAGTTAGTTCCTCGATGTCGCATTTGGTTGATGGTTCGGGGAAGAAGTTATCACATATGGCGATTCTTCGTGATTTAGTGATGGTGGAGAACCAGATCCCGTTGTTTCTAGTCAAGACGATGTTAGAACATCAGTACAAAAAAGGTACTGCCGATGATCAACAGAAGTCTGCTGAGGAGACGCTAAAGAAGATGCTCATGGGGTTGTACCATGAGCTTACACCCTTTCAAGAAAAGGAGCTGCCAAATGTTGACGTCAACGACTGCGACCACTTGCTCGATTTTCTCTACCATTTAACCGTGCCAAACAACAAAGAACTCGGTATCGCGGAGGCTGAAATTGACAttgtggaagaagaagaagaaggtatCGCTGAggtgaaagatgatgatgaGAAAGAAGGTGGTTTTGCGAAGCAGAGTGACCTTCGACGATTTATGGATTATATATGGAATTTAATCTCCAAATCAAATGCGGGCTTGGTGAATTTTTTCAAGAAACTCCTATTTGGAAAACCAATGGCTCTTTTAATGAAATTGCCTTGGAAGATCATTTCTAATCTTCCCATTCTTAAGCTCATGAAAGAACCTATGGAGCGTATGCTCGAGAGGTTCAAGGGTGAAGAAGAGGAGAAATCACAAGAAGATGGCGGCGAACCAAAGGCGCCGACTATAGAGGAGATCACCATCCCCTCTGTCACCGATATGGCCAACGCCGGGATCTTATTTTCACCGGTGAATGGTGGAATATCAGACATTAGTTTTGATCACATCACATCTACACTTTACCTCCCCGTGGTCGATTTGGATGTAAACACCGAAGTCTTGCTGAGAAACTTGGTGGCATACGAGGCGTGTGTTGCGGCCGGGCCGTTAGTGGTTGCTCGTTACACCGAGTTAATGAATGGAATAATCGACACAGAAGAAGATGCAAAGTTTTTGAGAGAAAGAGGGATAGTGTTGAACCATTTGAAGAGTGATAAAGAAGTTGCGGATTTGTGGAACGGGATGAGTAAGTCCGTGAAATTAACAAAAGTGCCAAACATGGATAAAGTGATTGAGGATGTGAACAAGAGGTATGCTCAAACATGGAGGGTCAAATTTGCAAATTTCATGAACACGTATGTGTTTGGATCATGGAAGTTTCTGACGATTTTGGCTGCTttgtttatgttgtttttgaCCGGATTACAATCCTTCTGTTCTGTCTATAGTTGTGCTCGTGTGTTCCATCAGCTACCGGATATCCAAGGAGGCGCAGATCAAGGAAActag
- the LOC122588343 gene encoding protein ALP1-like gives MQFIYVLPGWEGLAADGRVLRDALVRPHGLKVPRPGYYLVDVGYTNGEGFLAPYKGQRYHLNDWGHQPTTPKELYNMRHSSARNVIEKCFGILKERWAILRDNSFYPIDLKNRIIMACCLLHNFERQEMVVDPFENEEPDQGTGDNGDGDDDDENITSIGTSNEWTTFRDNLAQTMFESWNSTH, from the exons ATgcaatttatttatgtattaccAGGATGGGAGGGATTGGCGGCTGATGGTAGAGTGCTTCGAGATGCCCTTGTTAGACCACATGGATTAAAAGTTCCAAGACCGG GTTATTACTTGGTAGATGTCGGTTATACAAATGGAGAAGGTTTTCTTGCCCCTTATAAAGGTCAAAGGTATCATTTAAATGATTGGGGACACCAACCAACTACGCCAAAAGAATTATACAATATGAGACACTCTTCTGCAAGAAATGTTATAGAGAAATGTTTTGGTATTTTGAAGGAAAGATGGGCTATTTTAAGAGACAATTCATTTTATCCGATTGATTTAAAGAATAGAATCATAATGGCATGTTGTCTTCTCCACAACTTTGAAAGGCAAGAAATGGTTGTAGATCCATTTGAAAACGAAGAACCAGATCAGGGGACGGGAGACAATGGAGATGGAGATGACGATGACGAAAATATCACTTCTATTGGGACATCTAATGAGTGGACAACATTTAGAGATAATTTAGCTCAAACTATGTTTGAATCCTGGAATTCTACACACTGA
- the LOC122588342 gene encoding uncharacterized protein LOC122588342 yields the protein MRWIEDEEDRSGMKSQKRDGAKSHTTTTSSIINKKFQRSISPSGKFCSSTISSSLSSPVRSLSPNRITMHSLSSSSPSVRFSIDHNKNNNRNGSVSLSGKRNGKNKKTCLCSPTTHPGSFRCSLHRNVSNGNSSSNTVSYHSHRLYARRSAMTNSLVRIGTVEGELVKRALAALIRPSSHQQRRRCDFEPKPSRLSVMSKADE from the exons ATGAGATGGATAGAGGACGAAGAAGATAGATCTGGAATGAAGTCACAAAAAAGAGATGGAG cgaaatcacacacaacaacaacatcatcaattattaataaaaagtttcaaCGATCAATTTCGCCTTCTGGAAAGTTCTGTTCATCAACAATTTCATCGAGTTTATCATCTCCGGTGAGATCTCTGTCGCCGAATCGGATAACGATGCACTCATTATCGTCATCATCACCGTCCGTGCGGTTTTCAATTGAtcataataagaataataatcgAAACGGCAGCGTTTCATTGTCGGGGAAGAGGAACGGAAAGAATAAGAAGACGTGCTTGTGTTCGCCGACGACACATCCTGGATCGTTCCGGTGTAGTTTACATAGGAATGTGAGTAACGGTAATAGTAGCAGTAATACGGTGTCGTATCATTCACATAGGCTGTATGCACGGAGATCGGCAATGACGAATTCGTTGGTTAGGATTGGGACGGTGGAAGGAGAATTGGTGAAGAGAGCGTTGGCGGCGTTGATTAGACCGTCGTCGCATCAGCAGAGACGGAGATGTGATTTCGAACCGAAACCGAGTCGGCTTTCGGTTATGTCTAAAGCTGATGAATGA
- the LOC122588340 gene encoding putative UPF0481 protein At3g02645 translates to MATKSFSSNSNSYSFSKMNIDENEWVESMRQSIVAQDQEEDENVPVCIFTVPQVLLATDPESYIPQQIALGPFHHWRPEVYDMQRYKLAAARRTQKLMNVSFERIVEVMKKKEEARIRSCYHKYLEMSGDALVWMMAVDMSFLLEFLQVYSTKEEGRVLKKVTSSMSHLVDGSGKKLSHMAILRDVVMMENQIPMFLMKTMMEHQHKKVVNYQEKSTAEETLKKMLMGLYHELTPFQEKELPNVDVDDCDHLLDFLYHMTVPNNKERGIMEAEIIEIEDETTGEVKDGDEGGIYAKDSEVRSFLGYIWSLLSKSNTRLVKIFKKFFAKPMALLIKLPWKILSNLPLLKLMKGPIESILEKFSGEGDEKSEDDRGEPKAPTIEEITIPSVTDMAQAGILIAPVNGGISDISFDNITSTLYLPVVDLDVNTEVYLRNLVAYEACVAAGPLVVARYTELMNGIIDTEEDAKYLRERGIVLNHLKSDQEVADLWNGMSKSVKLTKVPKMDKVIEDVNKRYAQTWRVKIANFMNTYVFGSWKFLTVLVALFMLLLTGLQAFCSVYSCARAFHQIPDFQGGTDQGN, encoded by the coding sequence ATGGCCACCAAATCCTTTTCCAGCAACAGCAATTCTTATTCCTTCTCTAAGATGAACATCGACGAGAACGAATGGGTCGAAAGCATGCGTCAATCCATTGTAGCACAAGATCAGGAAGAGGATGAAAACGTCCCTGTCTGTATCTTCACGGTCCCTCAAGTACTTCTAGCGACTGATCCCGAATCCTACATCCCACAACAAATCGCGTTAGGCCCGTTCCACCATTGGCGCCCCGAGGTCTATGACATGCAAAGGTACAAGCTGGCTGCAGCCAGAAGAACACAAAAGCTTATGAACGTCAGCTTTGAACGCATCGTGGAGGTtatgaagaaaaaagaagaggCCCGAATCCgttcttgctatcataagtatCTTGAAATGTCCGGAGATGCGTTAGTCTGGATGATGGCGGTTGACATGTCGTTTTTACTCGAATTTCTTCAAGTGTATTCAACTAAAGAAGAAGGCCGGGTGTTGAAGAAAGTTACTTCCTCCATGTCTCATTTGGTTGATGGTTCGGGGAAGAAACTATCACACATGGCTATTCTTCGTGACGTGGTGATGATGGAGAATCAGATTCCGATGTTTCTGATGAAGACGATGATGGAACATCAGCACAAGAAGGTTGTCAATTATCAAGAAAAGTCTACGGCTGAAGAGACATTGAAGAAGATGTTGATGGGGCTGTACCATGAGCTAACCCCCTTTCAAGAAAAAGAATTACCAAATGTTGACGTTGATGACTGTGATCACCTACTCGATTTTCTCTACCACATGACCGTCCCAAACAACAAAGAACGCGGCATCATGGAGGCTGAGATCATTGAGATAGAAGATGAAACTACCGGCGAAGTCAAGGATGGGGATGAAGGAGGGATTTATGCAAAAGATAGTGAAGTTCGGTCCTTCTTGGGGTATATATGGAGCCTTCTCTCCAAATCAAACACCAGGCTGGTGAAAATATTCAAGAAATTTTTTGCAAAACCAATGGCTTTGTTAATTAAATTGCCATGGAAGATCTTATCCAATCTTCCCCTGCTAAAACTCATGAAAGGGCCCATAGAGAGCATTCTCGAGAAATTCAGCGGTGAAGGAGATGAGAAATCTGAAGACGACCGTGGTGAACCGAAGGCGCCAACTATAGAGGAAATAACCATCCCATCTGTCACTGACATGGCCCAAGCCGGGATCCTTATTGCACCGGTGAATGGTGGAATATCAGACATTAGCTTTGATAACATAACATCTACACTTTACCTCCCTGTAGTTGATCTGGATGTAAACACTGAGGTGTATTTGAGAAACTTGGTAGCATACGAGGCGTGTGTTGCAGCTGGGCCGTTAGTGGTTGCTCGTTACACCGAGTTAATGAATGGAATAATCGACACAGAAGAAGACGCAAAGTATTTGAGAGAAAGAGGGATAGTGTTGAACCATTTGAAGAGTGATCAGGAGGTTGCGGATTTGTGGAATGGGATGAGTAAATCCGTGAAATTGACAAAAGTGCCAAAGATGGATAAAGTGATTGAGGATGTGAACAAGAGGTATGCTCAAACATGGAGGGTGAAAATTGCAAATTTCATGAACACATATGTGTTCGGATCTTGGAAGTTTCTAACCGTTTTGGTTGCCTTGTTCATGTTGTTGTTGACTGGACTACAAGCCTTCTGCTCCGTATACAGTTGTGCTCGTGCGTTTCATCAGATCCCGGATTTCCAAGGAGGAACCGATCAGGGGAATTAg
- the LOC122590030 gene encoding protein NUCLEAR FUSION DEFECTIVE 4-like, producing MSSVLKAGTRPPWVGLAAAVWVQMAAGNAYAFPLYSYALKSKLGLSQQQLTILGVANDFGENVGILPGIASNKYPPWVVLSIGVLASFFGYGVIWLAVSETVHNMPYWILWLALVVATNSSAWLATAVLVTNMRNFPLSRGTVAGILKGYIGLSAAVFTQVYTTILKGSASALLLFFTLGIPVLCLALMYYVRPCTPASEIDPTESGHFLFTQLASIVLAVFLLTITILKDVLTLSDTLSCTFIGIMVVLLMAPLAIPVKMTLLPSSKKLNRSAGSSDKLTITHPLLTQSTSDTNLSSLMDGEDISEVDVLLAVGEGAIKIKKKRRPRRGDDFTFREAIVKADFWLLWFVYFLGVGSGVTVLNNLAQIGVSLGFNDTTTLLSLFSFGNFLGRLGGGVVSEYFVRLKMIPRTFLMTITQIIMVITYLTYASGLNGTLYVATILIGICYGAQFGVMIPTCSELFGLKNFGLIFNFMGLGNPIGALLFSGTLAGYVYDTEEAKQGGSTCIGPNCFGFTFLVLAGVCCISASLSIFLTIRIRPVYQMLYAGGSFRLHQSLGR from the exons ATGTCGTCGGTCTTAAAAGCAGGAACTCGGCCACCATGGGTTGGGCTTGCAGCTGCCGTTTGGGTCCAGATGGCTGCTGGCAACGCCTATGCTTTCCCCCTTTACTCATATGCTTTAAAATCGAAACTGGGTCTATCTCAACAACAGCTAACAATTCTTGGTGTGGCTAATGATTTTGGGGAAAATGTTGGAATCCTTCCGGGTATTGCTTCTAATAAGTACCCGCCTTGGGTTGTTCTTTCTATTGGTGTTCTTGCTTCTTTCTTTGGCTATGGTGTCATTTGGCTTGCTGTTAGTGAAACTGTACATAACATGCCGTATTGGATT TTATGGTTGGCGCTTGTTGTTGCAACTAACAGCAGTGCATGGTTGGCAACTGCAGTGCTTGTGACCAATATGAGGAACTTCCCACTCAGTAGAGGCACCGTTGCCGGAATTCTGAAAGGTTATATTGGCCTAAGTGCTGCCGTTTTTACACAGGTGTATACTACAATTCTTAAAGGATCAGCTTCTGCGCTTTTGCTCTTCTTTACACTCGGAATTCCTGTTTTATGCTTAGCTTTGATGTATTATGTTCGACCTTGTACGCCTGCTTCAGAAATAGACCCCACAGAAAGTGGCCATTTTCTTTTCACTCAATtggcaagcattgttcttgcagtttttcttttaacaatcaCAATACTGAAAGACGTTTTGACTCTAAGCGATACCTTATCATGCACCTTTATTGGAATCATGGTGGTTCTGTTAATGGCACCTCTTGCCATTCCTGTTAAGATGACTTTGCTTCCTTCTAGCAAGAAGCTTAACCGGTCAGCAGGTTCTTCAGACAAGCTGACTATAACACATCCATTGTTGACACAGTCTACTTCTGACACGAATCTTTCTAGTCTAATGGACGGTGAAGATATTTCAGAGGTGGATGTGCTTCTTGCTGTTGGAGAAGGtgcaattaaaattaagaagaaaagaagaccTAGAAGAGGGGATGATTTTACATTTCGTGAGGCAATTGTGAAGGCGGATTTTTGGCTTTTAtggtttgtttattttcttgGAGTTGGGTCGGGTGTAACCGTTCTGAACAATCTGGCCCAGATTGGGGTTTCACTTGGCTTTAACGATACAACGACACTATTgagtttatttagttttggcAACTTTCTTGGTCGTCTTGGAGGAGGTGTTGTTTCTGAGTACTTTGTAAG GTTAAAGATGATTCCACGCACATTTTTGATGACTATAACGCAAATAATCATGGTGATAACGTATCTTACATACGCATCAGGTCTAAATGGAACATTATACGTTGCAACAATATTAATCGGAATCTGCTATGGTGCTCAGTTTGGTGTTATGATTCCAACATGCTCCGAGCTTTTTGGATTGAAAAACTTTGGTTTAATTTTCAACTTCATGGGGCTTGGAAATCCGATTGGTGCTCTCTTATTTTCTGGGACACTTGCTGGTTATGTATACGACACAGAGGAAGCCAAGCAAGGCGGGTCGACCTGCATTGGCCCAAACTGTTTTGGGTTCACCTTCTTGGTTCTTGCTGGTGTGTGTTGTATAAGTGCATCCTTGAGCATATTTCTAACCATCAGGATTCGGCCCGTTTACCAAATGCTTTATGCCGGTGGTTCGTTTCGTTTGCATCAAAGCTTAGGCCGTTAA